In Caproicibacterium amylolyticum, a genomic segment contains:
- the yihA gene encoding ribosome biogenesis GTP-binding protein YihA/YsxC — MKIESAKFEMSAGKSEQLPVPDLPEIVFSGKSNVGKSSLINKLLNRKALARVSSQPGKTATINFYRLDSCRLVDLPGYGYAKVSRAEKLRWAELVDGYFNAERPVALIVQIIDIRHDPTEDDEQMINFLLDSGFPFLVAATKSDKLNVTQRKDRMAALTEMFSGTNAELVPFSALKGEGVELLRSRIDASCEDTVND, encoded by the coding sequence ATGAAAATAGAGTCTGCCAAATTTGAAATGTCTGCCGGTAAAAGTGAGCAGCTGCCGGTTCCCGATTTACCGGAAATCGTTTTTTCCGGTAAATCAAATGTAGGAAAGTCTTCTTTAATCAATAAACTGCTCAATCGAAAAGCATTGGCACGGGTTAGTTCCCAACCGGGCAAAACCGCCACAATCAATTTTTATCGGCTTGATTCCTGCCGTTTAGTGGATTTGCCGGGCTATGGATATGCGAAGGTTTCCCGCGCTGAAAAGCTGCGCTGGGCAGAATTGGTGGATGGTTATTTCAATGCTGAAAGGCCGGTAGCACTGATTGTGCAGATTATTGACATTCGCCATGACCCAACGGAAGATGACGAGCAGATGATTAATTTCCTGCTGGACAGCGGCTTTCCGTTCCTTGTGGCCGCAACTAAAAGTGACAAGCTGAATGTAACGCAGAGAAAGGATCGTATGGCGGCGCTGACTGAAATGTTTTCCGGAACAAATGCAGAACTGGTTCCTTTTTCGGCTTTGAAGGGTGAAGGTGTGGAATTGCTCCGTAGCCGAATTGATGCATCATGCGAAGATACTGTAAATGATTGA
- the lysA gene encoding diaminopimelate decarboxylase, producing the protein MMLNDNLQINAAGHLAIGGADTIALAEEFGTPLYVMDEDKIRQVCRMYKSSIETCYGGNGLPLFASKAFCCKEICRIMNEEGMGLDVVSGGELYTAMQAGFPAKRIQFHGNNKTQDEISYALSCGIGHFVVDNLSELELLDETAGEKHCHVDILLRIKPGIDAHTHQFIRTGQIDSKFGFALETGEAMDAAKAAIHAKNLTLTGVHCHIGSQIFEIQPFELAAKVMLGFIRDVRAETGVELQELNLGGGFGIKYVENDQPVPYDRYMELVSNAVHMCCNEYDLTAPKIYIEPGRSIVGEAGLTLYKIGSVKQIPNIRTYVSIDGGMTDNPRYILYQSQYEAVVANKANESADFEVTIAGRCCESGDLIQEGAKIQRCIPGDILAVLSTGAYNYSMASNYNRVPRPAVVFVKDGAPRLAVRRESYEDLIRNDI; encoded by the coding sequence ATAATGCTTAATGACAACCTGCAAATCAATGCGGCCGGGCATTTGGCCATTGGCGGTGCAGATACCATTGCACTGGCGGAAGAATTCGGGACCCCCCTGTATGTGATGGATGAAGACAAAATCCGTCAGGTATGCCGTATGTATAAAAGCTCAATTGAAACATGCTACGGTGGCAACGGTTTGCCACTGTTTGCGAGCAAAGCATTTTGCTGTAAAGAAATCTGCCGCATCATGAACGAAGAAGGTATGGGATTAGACGTTGTTTCCGGGGGTGAACTATACACAGCAATGCAAGCTGGATTTCCAGCCAAGCGGATTCAATTTCACGGTAACAACAAAACGCAGGATGAAATTTCTTATGCACTTTCCTGCGGAATCGGTCATTTTGTTGTGGACAACCTTTCTGAGCTTGAACTGCTGGACGAGACAGCCGGGGAAAAGCACTGCCATGTGGATATCCTTTTGCGGATTAAACCAGGCATTGATGCACATACACATCAGTTTATCCGTACGGGCCAAATTGATTCTAAATTTGGCTTTGCATTGGAAACAGGAGAAGCAATGGATGCGGCGAAAGCGGCTATTCATGCAAAAAATTTAACTCTGACAGGTGTACACTGCCATATTGGTTCCCAGATTTTTGAAATTCAGCCTTTTGAGTTGGCCGCAAAGGTTATGCTGGGCTTTATTCGTGATGTGCGTGCTGAAACTGGAGTGGAACTGCAGGAACTGAATCTAGGAGGCGGTTTCGGTATTAAATATGTCGAAAATGACCAGCCGGTTCCGTATGACCGCTATATGGAGTTGGTTTCTAATGCAGTTCATATGTGCTGCAACGAATATGACTTGACTGCACCTAAAATTTACATTGAACCGGGCCGTTCGATTGTTGGAGAGGCTGGGCTGACACTTTACAAGATTGGTTCTGTAAAGCAGATACCCAATATTCGCACATATGTGTCCATTGACGGTGGTATGACTGACAATCCGCGCTACATTCTTTATCAATCCCAATATGAAGCTGTCGTGGCGAACAAAGCCAATGAATCGGCAGATTTTGAGGTGACGATTGCCGGACGTTGCTGCGAATCCGGTGACTTGATTCAGGAGGGCGCAAAAATTCAGCGCTGCATTCCGGGAGATATTCTTGCGGTCCTTTCCACAGGTGCCTATAATTATTCTATGGCTTCAAATTACAATCGCGTACCGCGCCCAGCAGTCGTGTTTGTTAAGGATGGTGCGCCACGCCTGGCAGTTCGCAGGGAATCATATGAGGACCTTATCCGTAATGATATTTGA
- a CDS encoding YerC/YecD family TrpR-related protein, with product MNSKIKDESVDFLFKAVLSLKTPEDCYAFFEDLCTVPEIKAMSQRLLVAHMLSTKQNYQHIVHVTHASTATISRVNRSLNYGCDGYKLVFDRMDPDSPVATEEKKNS from the coding sequence TTGAATTCAAAAATCAAAGATGAAAGCGTGGACTTCCTATTTAAAGCGGTCCTCTCTTTGAAAACACCAGAAGACTGTTATGCTTTCTTCGAGGATTTGTGTACTGTACCGGAGATTAAGGCGATGTCACAACGGCTGTTGGTTGCACATATGCTGAGCACAAAGCAGAATTATCAGCATATTGTCCATGTAACCCATGCGTCAACTGCAACGATTAGCCGCGTGAACCGTTCCTTGAACTATGGTTGTGATGGCTACAAACTTGTATTTGACAGGATGGATCCGGATTCTCCGGTTGCTACAGAGGAGAAAAAAAATTCATGA
- a CDS encoding class I SAM-dependent DNA methyltransferase, giving the protein MSYSTFAQYYDALTRNVGYKERADYLCALLKHYGHEPGITLDLACGTGSLTLELKQRGFDIYGIDSSADMLMQAQEKTRAAGENILFLCQQMQSIDLYGTVDTVLCTLDSLNHLPTEKDVLQTFQRISLFLAPGGLFIFDMNTPYKHRRVLGNHIYIYDTENVYCVWQNRYENVGCRVGITLDFFERKGEAYTRKSEQFFERAYEEAHIVELLEKAGLERLNAFTEMTFESPEEQTERIVYVARKPKQ; this is encoded by the coding sequence ATGAGCTATTCCACTTTCGCACAGTACTATGATGCGCTGACGCGAAACGTTGGTTATAAAGAGCGCGCAGATTACCTGTGCGCTCTTTTAAAGCATTATGGGCATGAACCCGGCATTACACTTGATTTAGCCTGTGGCACCGGTAGCCTGACACTGGAGCTGAAACAACGTGGCTTTGATATCTACGGAATAGACAGCAGTGCAGATATGCTGATGCAGGCACAGGAAAAAACAAGAGCTGCGGGGGAGAATATTTTATTTCTCTGTCAGCAGATGCAGTCTATTGACTTATATGGTACAGTAGATACAGTACTTTGTACGCTGGACAGCCTCAATCATTTACCAACAGAAAAAGATGTGCTGCAAACTTTTCAGCGGATATCGCTTTTCCTTGCCCCGGGAGGGCTGTTTATTTTTGATATGAATACGCCGTATAAACATCGGCGGGTACTTGGAAACCATATTTATATTTATGATACAGAAAATGTGTACTGCGTTTGGCAGAACCGCTACGAAAACGTTGGCTGTCGGGTTGGTATCACGTTGGATTTTTTTGAGCGCAAAGGTGAGGCTTACACACGAAAAAGTGAACAGTTTTTTGAACGTGCCTATGAAGAAGCCCACATAGTGGAACTCCTTGAAAAAGCAGGCCTGGAAAGGCTGAATGCATTTACAGAAATGACGTTTGAATCGCCGGAAGAACAAACCGAAAGAATTGTGTACGTTGCACGTAAACCCAAGCAGTAA
- the hslO gene encoding Hsp33 family molecular chaperone HslO: MDRMIRCITKSGHLMACAVDSTYMVATAQQIHATSPTATAALGRLLTGTSMMGAMLKDKGATLQIKINGGGPLGNVVAIADDNGNCRGYVDHPEADLPIRADGKLDVGGLVGHDGMVTVMREDKEHAPYTGQVKLLSGEIAEDLATYYAVSEQIPTVCALGVLENKENTEQLLAGGLFVQALPGVTQEELNLLEKNASQIPAVTEMLSQGLSIEDMCSKILIGMPFEKLDEYPVSYACDCSKERVERAFSSLKPAEIRTLADDKSGFAEARCNYCGRKYRFTSAELNTLADEVEKSQKNL; encoded by the coding sequence ATGGACAGAATGATTCGTTGCATTACCAAAAGTGGTCACCTGATGGCCTGTGCGGTCGATTCAACCTACATGGTTGCTACGGCGCAGCAGATTCATGCAACCAGTCCGACCGCAACAGCGGCACTGGGAAGACTCCTTACAGGTACTTCCATGATGGGAGCTATGCTAAAGGACAAGGGCGCAACTCTGCAGATTAAGATCAATGGTGGCGGCCCACTGGGAAATGTTGTAGCGATTGCTGACGACAACGGAAACTGCCGGGGCTATGTTGACCATCCGGAGGCGGATTTGCCGATTCGTGCGGACGGTAAATTGGACGTTGGCGGTCTGGTCGGACATGACGGTATGGTAACCGTTATGCGTGAGGATAAGGAACACGCTCCTTACACAGGGCAGGTTAAACTGCTGTCCGGAGAAATTGCAGAGGATTTGGCAACTTATTATGCGGTCAGTGAACAGATTCCTACCGTTTGTGCGCTGGGTGTTTTAGAAAACAAAGAGAATACAGAGCAGCTTTTAGCGGGTGGCTTGTTTGTGCAGGCTCTGCCAGGAGTAACCCAGGAAGAATTGAATCTGCTCGAAAAAAATGCGTCACAAATTCCGGCTGTTACGGAAATGCTTTCTCAGGGACTTTCCATTGAAGATATGTGCAGCAAAATTCTAATAGGAATGCCATTCGAGAAGTTGGACGAATATCCGGTATCCTATGCATGCGACTGCTCTAAGGAGCGTGTGGAGCGTGCTTTCTCGTCTCTAAAGCCTGCAGAGATTCGCACGCTGGCGGATGATAAGAGCGGCTTTGCTGAGGCGCGGTGCAACTATTGTGGCCGGAAATATCGCTTTACATCGGCAGAATTGAATACACTTGCAGATGAAGTAGAAAAAAGTCAAAAAAACTTATAA
- a CDS encoding DNA-deoxyinosine glycosylase yields MPSEKIVHPLQPVFSADSRILILGTMPSPKSRETGFYYGHPQNRFWRVLAAVLQQSVPNSKEEKIHLLLQNDIALWDVLHSCSINGAEDASIQEPEVNDILGLLKRTSITKIFTTGQKAFSLYEKMVFPVVGIHAVCLPSTSPANCRCSFTQLLQAYSCIAEELQIMGDDLGKDKTV; encoded by the coding sequence TTGCCTTCGGAAAAAATTGTTCATCCATTGCAGCCGGTTTTTTCTGCTGATTCCCGTATTTTGATTTTAGGGACCATGCCTTCTCCCAAATCACGTGAGACTGGTTTCTATTATGGCCATCCACAGAATCGTTTCTGGCGCGTTTTAGCCGCCGTTTTGCAGCAGTCGGTTCCAAATTCAAAAGAAGAAAAAATTCACCTGCTGCTCCAAAACGACATCGCTTTATGGGATGTTCTGCATTCCTGCAGCATTAACGGTGCAGAGGACGCCAGTATTCAGGAACCAGAGGTAAATGACATTTTAGGGCTATTGAAGCGGACAAGCATTACGAAAATTTTCACAACCGGGCAAAAAGCATTTTCATTATATGAAAAAATGGTATTTCCGGTTGTAGGGATTCATGCGGTCTGCCTGCCATCTACCAGCCCCGCAAACTGCCGCTGCTCATTCACGCAACTTCTGCAGGCGTACAGCTGTATTGCAGAGGAACTTCAAATAATGGGCGATGATTTGGGCAAAGACAAAACCGTATAG
- a CDS encoding N-acetylmuramoyl-L-alanine amidase, which produces MSCFHAAQSATVTSAVKPLIVLDAGHGGEDGGAVGCSPVPEKVINLAITQKVEKKLMQAGCKIVMTRNNDVMLGDSSLSTLRERKASDIHKRFAIIQSNPGCTFISIHQNHFTDGVYSGAQVFYSKNNSKSAALAEQIRQTIVSDVQPENTRKNKAATNSIYLLAHAQDPAVLVECGFLSNNSEAKLLNDEQYQQKMADAIAKGILQYLQGKGIKTVASGSSQDLYSSASSAIISSKSSTKKG; this is translated from the coding sequence ATGTCCTGTTTTCACGCAGCACAGTCGGCAACTGTAACATCCGCAGTTAAGCCGCTGATTGTTTTGGACGCGGGGCATGGAGGTGAAGACGGCGGTGCGGTCGGATGTTCACCTGTTCCGGAAAAAGTAATCAACTTGGCGATTACGCAGAAAGTGGAAAAGAAACTTATGCAGGCTGGATGCAAAATTGTTATGACCAGAAATAATGATGTAATGCTGGGAGATAGCTCGCTTTCTACTCTGCGGGAACGAAAAGCTTCTGATATCCACAAACGCTTTGCAATTATACAGAGTAATCCAGGCTGTACTTTTATCAGTATCCATCAAAACCATTTTACAGACGGCGTTTACAGTGGCGCTCAGGTGTTTTATTCGAAGAACAATTCCAAGAGTGCAGCTTTGGCTGAGCAGATTCGACAGACAATCGTTTCGGATGTACAGCCGGAAAATACAAGAAAAAATAAAGCGGCTACCAACTCCATTTATCTGCTTGCACATGCGCAGGATCCCGCAGTTTTGGTTGAATGCGGATTCCTTTCGAATAATTCAGAAGCGAAGCTGTTGAACGACGAACAGTATCAGCAAAAAATGGCTGATGCGATTGCAAAGGGTATTTTGCAGTATTTGCAGGGAAAGGGCATTAAAACAGTGGCTTCCGGGAGCAGTCAGGACTTGTATTCTTCTGCATCCTCGGCTATAATAAGCAGTAAGAGCAGCACAAAGAAAGGCTGA
- the radA gene encoding DNA repair protein RadA — translation MAGKVKSVYVCSSCGYESAKWCGKCPDCGAWNTMTEELHEPVSAAKRNTSSLSAGMARVLPIREISMAEEPRYKTGVSELDRVLGGGIVKGSLILISGEPGIGKSTILLQICAYLGNTLKILYVSGEESSRQIKLRANRLQVDSENLYILTETDVQRVIEHVREEKPDLLMVDSIQTMNYTELNSSPGSVAQVRECTNAIMHAAKELEIPAILVGHVNKDGAIAGPKVLEHIVDAVLYFEGDRQMSYRILRAVKNRYGSTNEIGVFDMGENGLHQVENPSASMLTGRPEHVSGTCVTCVMEGSRPILAEIQALATTSGFGNPRRMATGFDYNRMNLLLAVLEKRAGYYFSNLDAYLNVVGGLHLDEPACDLAVAVSLVSSLKDTALADDAVVFGEVGLTGEIRSVLHVDQRITEAERLGFKKCVLPWHSLKQVSAAHEGIELIGVKNVRQAFEALQA, via the coding sequence ATGGCGGGAAAAGTGAAGAGTGTATATGTGTGTTCCTCCTGCGGCTATGAGTCCGCGAAATGGTGTGGCAAGTGTCCTGACTGCGGCGCATGGAATACCATGACAGAGGAACTGCATGAGCCTGTCAGCGCGGCAAAACGAAACACAAGCAGCCTTTCAGCTGGTATGGCCAGAGTGCTGCCGATTCGTGAAATCAGCATGGCAGAGGAACCTCGATACAAAACAGGTGTTTCCGAGCTGGACCGTGTCTTAGGCGGCGGGATTGTAAAAGGTTCACTTATATTAATCAGCGGTGAGCCGGGCATTGGGAAGTCTACGATTTTACTGCAGATTTGTGCCTATTTGGGAAACACACTAAAAATTTTATATGTATCCGGAGAAGAGTCCAGTCGGCAGATCAAACTGCGCGCAAACCGTTTGCAGGTAGATTCAGAGAACCTGTATATTTTGACGGAAACAGACGTACAGCGTGTGATTGAACATGTGCGTGAAGAGAAACCAGATTTGTTGATGGTCGATTCCATTCAGACAATGAACTATACTGAATTGAATTCTTCTCCGGGAAGTGTAGCACAAGTACGCGAGTGTACAAATGCAATTATGCACGCGGCTAAGGAGTTGGAAATTCCAGCAATTTTGGTTGGCCACGTCAATAAAGATGGCGCCATTGCCGGCCCTAAGGTACTGGAGCATATTGTGGATGCGGTGCTTTACTTTGAAGGTGACCGGCAAATGAGCTACCGTATTTTGCGTGCAGTAAAGAACCGCTATGGCTCTACCAATGAAATTGGCGTTTTTGATATGGGAGAAAACGGTCTACACCAGGTTGAAAATCCGTCTGCATCCATGCTGACTGGTCGGCCTGAACACGTTTCTGGTACCTGTGTCACTTGCGTGATGGAGGGCAGTCGCCCGATTCTTGCCGAAATACAAGCATTAGCAACAACGTCCGGTTTCGGCAACCCGCGCCGCATGGCAACGGGTTTCGATTATAATCGTATGAATCTGCTTTTGGCAGTACTGGAAAAAAGAGCAGGCTATTATTTCTCTAATTTGGACGCGTATTTAAATGTAGTTGGCGGTCTGCATTTAGATGAACCAGCCTGCGATCTTGCAGTGGCAGTATCCCTGGTTTCCAGCTTGAAAGATACAGCGTTGGCAGATGATGCTGTTGTATTTGGCGAAGTTGGATTAACTGGAGAAATTCGTTCCGTACTGCATGTAGACCAGCGCATAACAGAGGCAGAACGTCTTGGATTTAAAAAATGTGTGTTGCCCTGGCACAGCTTAAAGCAGGTCAGTGCAGCACATGAAGGAATTGAGCTAATTGGTGTTAAAAATGTACGGCAGGCATTTGAGGCTCTGCAGGCATAG
- a CDS encoding DUF6873 family GME fold protein yields MQQWVDSPNLPTSSVTMVAVSEDAVEAIAALKQFGIRVLKITKSPKFAEPVASHADMQCHLVTGTTGFCTDDSLQKAFRNVGIHLCRTKVQNFSAYPEDCSLNAARVGSLVFANPKCICQELFEAIQRLYLTLIPVHQGYAKCSTVVVSERAIITTDSGIAHAAGSAGLDILKLQPGYIRLDGYAYGFIGGTCGKLSASTIAFAGSVNSHPQAAEILKFLEEHQVQAISLHEGPLQDIGGILPLAETAETKCDGVRKNSDI; encoded by the coding sequence TTGCAGCAGTGGGTAGATAGTCCGAACTTGCCGACTTCAAGTGTTACGATGGTGGCTGTATCTGAAGATGCTGTGGAGGCAATAGCAGCACTGAAGCAGTTTGGTATTCGCGTACTGAAAATCACCAAATCGCCAAAGTTTGCTGAACCTGTGGCATCTCACGCAGATATGCAGTGTCATCTTGTAACGGGTACTACTGGATTTTGCACGGATGATTCACTACAAAAAGCCTTTAGAAACGTAGGAATACACCTATGCAGAACAAAAGTTCAAAACTTTTCAGCGTACCCGGAGGACTGTAGTTTAAATGCTGCCAGAGTTGGTTCGTTGGTGTTTGCAAATCCAAAGTGCATTTGTCAGGAATTGTTTGAGGCAATTCAACGGTTGTATTTAACTTTGATTCCAGTACACCAAGGCTACGCCAAATGCAGCACAGTCGTTGTCAGTGAACGTGCAATTATAACAACGGATTCTGGAATCGCCCATGCAGCAGGTTCAGCGGGATTAGATATTTTAAAATTGCAGCCTGGTTATATTCGTTTAGACGGTTATGCATATGGATTTATTGGCGGTACCTGCGGCAAACTTTCTGCAAGTACGATAGCATTTGCAGGTTCAGTGAACAGCCATCCACAGGCAGCAGAAATTTTAAAATTTTTGGAGGAACATCAGGTGCAGGCGATATCCTTGCATGAAGGACCCTTACAGGACATAGGCGGTATTTTGCCGCTGGCAGAAACTGCAGAAACTAAATGTGATGGAGTAAGGAAAAACAGCGATATTTAA
- a CDS encoding tyrosine recombinase XerC, with protein sequence MQEKYMKEAPTIIRQFVGYMQTIKGKSPKTVEEYYLDLRTFFRYLKQQKDSQLADKPLSEISIEDVDLDFVKSVTLTQVYEYMNYLTVERKNGPAARSRKCCSLRVFYNYLTNKMHLLEENPIQELESPKLKKSLPRYLTLDQSIDLLKQVDGPYKERDYCILILFLNCGMRLSELVSININDIRRGTNTLRIVGKGNKERIIYLNEACLHAIDNYLKVRPANHLKDRYALFISKQNKRISPKTVQYIVKKYLSGIDLGGPGYSVHKLRHTAATLMYQQGNVDIRVLKEILGHENLGTTEIYTHLSNSQMEKAAEANPLSHMEQKLKK encoded by the coding sequence ATGCAGGAAAAGTATATGAAGGAAGCACCAACGATTATAAGACAGTTTGTTGGCTATATGCAGACGATTAAAGGCAAATCTCCAAAAACAGTTGAAGAATATTATTTGGATTTGAGGACGTTTTTTCGATACTTAAAGCAGCAAAAGGATTCGCAACTTGCGGACAAGCCTTTGTCGGAAATTTCAATTGAAGATGTTGATTTGGATTTTGTAAAATCCGTTACACTGACACAGGTTTATGAGTACATGAATTATCTGACTGTTGAACGTAAAAATGGTCCTGCTGCTCGTTCCAGAAAATGCTGCAGTCTGCGTGTATTCTATAATTACTTAACAAATAAAATGCATCTGCTGGAGGAAAATCCAATTCAGGAATTGGAATCCCCTAAGCTGAAAAAAAGCTTACCCAGGTATCTGACGTTAGACCAAAGCATTGATTTGCTCAAACAGGTTGACGGCCCATATAAAGAACGTGATTACTGCATTTTGATTTTGTTTTTAAATTGTGGGATGCGTTTGTCGGAATTAGTGTCAATCAACATTAATGATATTCGCCGCGGCACCAATACACTGCGAATTGTTGGAAAAGGCAATAAAGAGCGGATTATTTATTTAAATGAAGCCTGCCTGCATGCGATTGATAATTATTTGAAAGTGCGTCCAGCAAATCACTTAAAGGACAGATATGCGCTTTTTATTAGTAAGCAAAATAAACGGATCAGTCCTAAAACAGTGCAGTATATAGTCAAAAAATATTTGTCTGGCATTGACCTTGGTGGACCTGGTTACAGTGTTCATAAGCTGCGCCATACTGCTGCAACATTGATGTATCAGCAAGGCAATGTTGATATCCGTGTATTAAAAGAAATCCTTGGACATGAGAATCTTGGTACAACTGAAATCTACACTCATTTGTCAAATTCTCAGATGGAAAAGGCTGCTGAAGCAAATCCGCTTTCACACATGGAACAGAAATTAAAAAAATAA
- a CDS encoding YesL family protein, whose amino-acid sequence MGLFSSNYSRPGPGVSKDTPKDNRFVHYWKIYGRHFWDLMKLNLLFAIPAVLLLVAAFIISLATGNVLLAGLPLIALSPFMAGLTYETRNFIREEHVFVLHDFGSKLKENWKQFLANGIITYIVYEILLIAIPFYSQNQEKLGPVISIIALALSMAVLFIFTAMQFYIPLEIVTFDMKLSQMYKNAGIFAISALGWNLIGFLISAFLVFLLWFCVYLGAYVPLFLFIIVLLAIFLLWSFWSYTINSLIYPTVNRLMIQPTLKKESEERGEPLPEEDPAFTDWDSMHEDDSEDNEDEDED is encoded by the coding sequence ATGGGTCTGTTCAGTTCAAATTACAGCCGTCCCGGTCCTGGTGTATCGAAAGATACACCAAAGGACAATCGATTCGTTCATTACTGGAAAATTTATGGTCGACACTTTTGGGATTTAATGAAATTAAATCTGCTGTTTGCAATTCCGGCAGTTCTGTTGTTGGTTGCTGCATTCATTATTTCTTTAGCAACTGGAAATGTGCTGCTGGCCGGTTTGCCTTTAATTGCACTTTCTCCGTTTATGGCAGGGCTAACTTATGAAACACGGAATTTCATTCGTGAGGAACATGTCTTTGTACTACACGATTTCGGAAGTAAGCTCAAAGAAAACTGGAAGCAATTTCTTGCAAACGGGATTATCACTTACATTGTGTATGAAATCCTGCTGATTGCAATTCCTTTTTATTCTCAGAATCAAGAAAAGCTTGGACCGGTTATTTCTATTATTGCATTAGCACTCAGTATGGCAGTCCTTTTCATTTTTACTGCGATGCAGTTTTACATTCCGTTGGAAATCGTTACGTTTGACATGAAGCTAAGTCAAATGTACAAAAACGCCGGTATCTTCGCAATATCCGCGTTAGGTTGGAATCTGATTGGCTTTTTAATTTCCGCATTTTTAGTATTTTTGCTGTGGTTTTGCGTTTATTTGGGCGCGTATGTTCCGTTGTTTTTATTTATTATTGTTTTGTTGGCAATATTTTTACTGTGGAGTTTCTGGTCTTATACCATCAATTCTCTGATTTATCCAACTGTAAACCGCTTAATGATTCAGCCCACCTTGAAAAAAGAATCGGAGGAGCGGGGAGAACCGCTTCCCGAAGAAGACCCGGCTTTCACCGACTGGGATTCCATGCATGAAGATGACAGTGAAGACAATGAAGACGAAGATGAAGATTGA
- a CDS encoding site-specific tyrosine recombinase, which yields MKDYCSEFGTYLSDVKGVSPNTLDSYLRDTTDYLHFLQNIKIPSPVMATQETVEKYVARLHEQQKSTSTITRHTASIRCFYQFLILNGEASTNPAKGIKLEKAPQKLPEILSGSEIELLLAQPDTKQPKGCRDKAMLELLYATGIRVTELVNLNVGDVNLHTGVLYCHSEKGDRIIPIYQQAVTAVSDYIFRIRRTIADPGDGQALFTNLNGHRLTRQGFWKIIKGYTEQAGIAKEITPHTLRHSFALHLLENGADLRDIQHMLGHADISSTQVYIHLLNDHVKEVYNHCHPRAKLG from the coding sequence ATGAAAGATTATTGTTCAGAATTTGGCACATATCTTTCAGATGTAAAAGGGGTATCTCCCAATACATTGGACTCGTATCTTCGAGACACAACTGACTATCTGCATTTTCTGCAAAATATCAAAATTCCATCGCCGGTAATGGCCACACAGGAAACTGTTGAAAAATATGTGGCTCGACTGCATGAACAGCAAAAGTCCACGTCAACTATTACTAGGCATACGGCTTCTATTCGCTGCTTCTACCAATTTCTAATTTTAAATGGGGAAGCTTCTACAAATCCTGCTAAAGGCATCAAGCTTGAAAAAGCGCCTCAAAAACTTCCTGAAATTCTAAGCGGCAGCGAAATTGAACTTTTGCTCGCACAGCCTGATACCAAACAGCCAAAAGGCTGCCGAGACAAGGCAATGCTGGAGTTGCTGTATGCAACCGGAATTCGTGTAACAGAACTGGTCAATTTAAATGTCGGTGATGTTAATCTTCACACCGGTGTTCTGTACTGTCACAGCGAAAAGGGAGATCGTATCATTCCAATTTATCAGCAAGCTGTTACGGCTGTATCTGATTACATTTTCCGTATTCGCCGTACGATTGCTGATCCCGGTGATGGACAGGCACTGTTCACAAATTTGAATGGGCACCGCCTAACTCGGCAGGGATTTTGGAAAATTATTAAAGGTTACACAGAACAAGCCGGCATCGCAAAAGAAATTACGCCGCACACTTTAAGGCATTCCTTTGCACTGCACTTGTTGGAAAATGGAGCAGATTTGCGGGATATCCAACATATGCTTGGTCACGCTGATATTTCCTCCACACAAGTTTATATTCATCTGCTGAATGACCATGTTAAAGAAGTATATAATCACTGCCATCCCCGTGCAAAACTTGGATAA